Genomic DNA from Nitrospirota bacterium:
CCCGGTTGCAATAACTGTTACAACGACCTTATCCCCCAATGACTCATCTATTACACACCCGAGTATTACGTTGGCATCTTTATCTGCAGCCTTTTCTATTATGAGTGATGCCTCGGAAATCTCATGGAGCGCAAGATCCATTCCGCCGGAGATATTGATCAGGATCCCCTTTGATCCTTCTATAGAGCTGTCTTCCAGGAGGGGACTTGTTATTGCCTTTTTTAAGGCATCAGCAGCCCTGTTTTCACCAGAACTTACGCCCATGCCCATTATAGCCCGTCCCATATGACTCATTATTGTCTTTATATCTGCGAAATCTACGTTTATGTAACCTGGTTTAATGATAATGTCAGATATCCCCTGAACAGCCTGCCGCAATACATCATCTGCAAGTTCAAATGCCTTAAGCATTGGTGTTGATTTATCAACCAGGCTTCGTACCTTTTCATTTGGTATAACAATGACACTGTCTGCATATTTTTTCATCTCTTCCAGACCCCGTTTGGCATGTGCTATCCTCTTGCCCATCTCGTACAAGAATGGTTTAGTTACAACCGCAACAGTCAATGCCCCCATACTCTTTGCGATGTCTGCGATAACAGGGGCTGCACCTGTTCCGGTTCCGCCCCCCATGCCTGCAGTAACAAAAACCATATCAGAATCTGCGAGTGCCTCTCTTAATGCCTCAGTATCTTCCAACGCAGCATCCCGGCCTATATCAGGGTTAGCGCCCGCACCTAACCCCCTTGTCAGTTTGGCCCCGATCTGAATTTTTGTGTTTGCCTTTGAGAGTGCAAGGTTCTGGACGTCCGTGTTGACTGAGATAAACTCTACGCCGGCCAGCTTGGATGTAATCATATTGTTTACCGCATTGCATCCGCAGCCCCCCACCCCAATGACCTTGATCTTTGCTCCACCCTCAATGATTTCTTCAATCTCAAACATATGCACCTCCATGTAAAATGATTATAAAATGTTTAAAAGAATTCCCTGAACCATCCTTTCATCCTGTAATATATATTCTCAAACATGTGCCCGTTTTTGAAGGTACGCCCGTCAGCCCCTTCAGGCTGGATTGCACACAGCAGGATGCCGACACCGGTTGCATACATGGGATG
This window encodes:
- the ftsZ gene encoding cell division protein FtsZ, giving the protein MFEIEEIIEGGAKIKVIGVGGCGCNAVNNMITSKLAGVEFISVNTDVQNLALSKANTKIQIGAKLTRGLGAGANPDIGRDAALEDTEALREALADSDMVFVTAGMGGGTGTGAAPVIADIAKSMGALTVAVVTKPFLYEMGKRIAHAKRGLEEMKKYADSVIVIPNEKVRSLVDKSTPMLKAFELADDVLRQAVQGISDIIIKPGYINVDFADIKTIMSHMGRAIMGMGVSSGENRAADALKKAITSPLLEDSSIEGSKGILINISGGMDLALHEISEASLIIEKAADKDANVILGCVIDESLGDKVVVTVIATGFNEESHIPVSVAAGIEDEFEKVSSGQSDIDRPAFTRKFSSADFRNEAAGIENDEWDMPAFLRRKAN